From uncultured Flavobacterium sp., one genomic window encodes:
- a CDS encoding metallophosphoesterase family protein: protein MRTFVIGDIHGGLLALEQVMKRAEITTKDTLIFLGDYVDGWSQSPQVIDYLIDLQSKQNCICIKGNHDDLLLSWFRNETEEIDETSWYKHGGEATVKAYEKVSAEKIKIHIAFLESLEDYYLDEENRLYIHAGFTNVNGITYEYFPKLFFWDRTLWETALSLDPNLKEGDMFYPKRFSLYKEIFIGHTPVTRIGETVPVQKANVWNVDTGAAFRGSLTMMNVETKEFWQSEPLNELYFDERGRN from the coding sequence ATGCGAACATTTGTTATAGGCGACATACACGGTGGACTACTCGCACTTGAGCAAGTGATGAAAAGAGCCGAAATTACAACCAAAGATACTCTCATATTTTTAGGCGATTATGTCGATGGATGGAGCCAGTCGCCACAAGTAATTGATTACTTAATTGACTTACAAAGCAAACAAAACTGTATTTGCATTAAAGGAAATCATGATGATCTATTATTGTCGTGGTTTAGAAACGAAACCGAAGAAATTGACGAAACTTCGTGGTACAAACACGGCGGTGAAGCAACGGTAAAGGCTTACGAAAAAGTAAGTGCCGAAAAAATCAAAATTCATATTGCGTTTTTAGAATCACTGGAAGATTATTATCTGGACGAAGAAAACCGTTTATATATTCATGCCGGTTTTACAAACGTTAATGGTATAACTTATGAATATTTCCCTAAATTATTTTTTTGGGACAGAACATTATGGGAAACGGCACTTTCATTAGATCCAAATCTAAAAGAAGGCGACATGTTTTATCCTAAACGATTTTCTTTATACAAAGAAATCTTTATTGGACACACTCCTGTAACCCGAATTGGTGAAACAGTTCCTGTTCAAAAAGCCAATGTCTGGAATGTAGATACAGGTGCTGCCTTTAGAGGTTCGTTGACAATGATGAATGTCGAAACCAAAGAATTCTGGCAAAGCG
- the dinB gene encoding DNA polymerase IV, producing MSEVPTYRKIIHIDMDAFYASVEQMDNPALRGKPVAVGGSENRGVVSAASYEARKFGVRSAISGVLAKKYCPDIIFVRPRFDRYKEISSKIHKIFHEYTDLVEPLSLDEAYLDVTQNKKGNPSASLLAQEIRMRILNEVGLSASAGISINKFVAKIASDVNKPNGQKTVNPDEVEAFLEELPIRKFYGVGKVTTEKMYQLGIFTGTDLKSKSLEFLEKHFGKSGAFYYKVVRGIHNSEVKSDRITKSVAAEHTFDVNLSSEIFMLEQLDRIAVSLEKRLKKHNISGKTVTLKIKYSDFTQQTRSKTLPYFISDKSLIIETVEELLYQERMRDSVRLLGISLSNLNTEEKKAVVVQLKFAF from the coding sequence ATGTCTGAAGTACCTACATATCGAAAAATTATCCATATCGACATGGATGCTTTTTATGCCTCGGTAGAGCAAATGGATAATCCGGCTTTACGCGGAAAACCTGTTGCTGTTGGAGGTTCAGAAAATAGAGGAGTAGTTTCGGCAGCAAGTTACGAAGCCCGAAAATTTGGTGTTCGAAGTGCGATAAGCGGAGTTTTGGCAAAAAAGTATTGCCCTGATATTATTTTTGTCCGCCCGAGATTTGATCGGTACAAAGAGATTTCGAGTAAAATTCATAAAATCTTTCATGAATATACAGATTTGGTTGAGCCACTTTCGCTTGACGAAGCTTATCTTGATGTAACGCAGAATAAAAAAGGAAATCCAAGTGCGAGTTTGCTTGCTCAGGAAATTAGGATGCGAATTTTGAATGAAGTTGGATTATCAGCTTCAGCGGGAATCTCAATCAATAAATTTGTAGCTAAAATTGCCAGTGATGTTAACAAACCAAACGGACAGAAAACGGTAAATCCGGATGAAGTTGAGGCTTTTTTAGAAGAATTACCGATCAGGAAATTTTACGGCGTTGGAAAAGTGACGACTGAAAAAATGTACCAATTAGGAATTTTTACAGGAACGGATCTTAAAAGTAAATCACTGGAGTTTCTGGAGAAACATTTCGGGAAGTCCGGTGCATTTTATTATAAAGTTGTTCGTGGAATTCATAATAGCGAGGTAAAATCAGATCGTATAACAAAATCGGTCGCAGCCGAACATACTTTTGATGTGAATTTATCTTCGGAAATCTTTATGTTAGAGCAGTTGGATAGAATTGCCGTTTCATTAGAAAAACGACTAAAAAAGCATAATATATCCGGAAAAACGGTAACGCTTAAGATTAAATACAGTGATTTTACCCAGCAAACCAGAAGCAAAACATTGCCTTATTTTATTTCGGATAAAAGTCTGATTATTGAAACTGTCGAAGAGTTATTGTATCAGGAGCGTATGAGAGACTCTGTTCGATTGCTCGGAATTTCTTTGAGTAATCTGAATACCGAAGAAAAGAAAGCTGTTGTTGTCCAGCTTAAGTTTGCATTCTGA